The Methanocellales archaeon genome contains a region encoding:
- a CDS encoding hydrogenase small subunit, with product MNFKNLDITKLDRRTFLKIAAAMGAASFIGTYKADIVRALELSDTNIVWLEGADCCGCSESFLNAAYPDVIQAITRLGIYVGYHETLMMQQGVFVDGRLVGNSELNSELALEEYMNGTKPLDVLVIEGSIADGPEGSGMYTTVGGHPFKEMVERCAKQASYVVAIGACATFGGIPAAKGSVTGNMGAQFLQTAKGGILGANYVSKAGLPVVNLPCCPVNPDWLTLTLASIIIGKGGLIELDRYNRPTVFCPPDYTIHENCPRRGFYDLGQLDTEFAEGHCLWKLGCKAPITHADCATRLWNASVNMCTQAGSPCIGCAEPVFPDGTSPFYVGMEMMSTLAGVDIDTIAKVAIGAAAVGVGAHAVRRIAMKEDE from the coding sequence GTGAACTTCAAAAACTTAGATATAACAAAATTAGACAGGAGAACTTTTCTCAAAATTGCTGCAGCCATGGGCGCAGCCTCTTTTATAGGGACCTACAAGGCAGACATCGTTAGAGCTCTAGAACTTTCAGATACAAATATCGTTTGGTTGGAGGGCGCAGACTGTTGCGGTTGCTCGGAGTCGTTCCTCAACGCCGCATATCCAGATGTCATACAGGCAATCACAAGGCTAGGCATATATGTGGGTTACCATGAAACCCTGATGATGCAACAAGGCGTTTTTGTGGATGGGAGGTTGGTAGGCAATTCAGAGCTGAATTCAGAGTTGGCCCTTGAGGAATACATGAATGGTACAAAGCCATTGGACGTATTGGTCATAGAGGGTTCGATAGCAGACGGACCAGAGGGTTCTGGCATGTACACTACGGTAGGGGGACATCCTTTTAAGGAAATGGTAGAAAGATGTGCTAAACAAGCCTCATACGTTGTAGCCATAGGTGCGTGTGCAACATTTGGTGGCATTCCGGCGGCAAAAGGTTCTGTAACTGGCAACATGGGGGCGCAATTCTTACAAACAGCGAAAGGTGGAATTCTTGGAGCTAACTATGTATCAAAAGCAGGTCTGCCTGTGGTGAACCTTCCATGCTGTCCAGTAAATCCAGATTGGCTAACGTTGACGTTGGCGTCGATCATAATCGGTAAGGGAGGGTTAATCGAATTGGACAGATACAATAGGCCAACAGTGTTCTGCCCACCAGACTACACCATACACGAAAATTGCCCCAGGCGCGGTTTCTATGATCTTGGTCAACTGGACACTGAATTTGCTGAGGGGCATTGTCTATGGAAACTAGGATGCAAGGCACCGATAACGCATGCAGACTGTGCAACCCGACTTTGGAATGCTTCGGTGAATATGTGCACTCAAGCAGGCTCACCATGTATCGGTTGTGCGGAGCCTGTATTCCCAGATGGAACATCGCCATTCTATGTAGGAATGGAGATGATGTCAACGCTCGCCGGTGTGGACATAGATACCATAGCTAAGGTTGCCATAGGGGCAGCAGCTGTGGGTGTTGGAGCACATGCAGTGCGCAGAATTGCCATGAAGGAGGATGAGTAA
- a CDS encoding nickel-dependent hydrogenase large subunit, which produces MTVVVVDPLTRIEGHLRLTAEVNDGVITNAHSSGTMYRGFEQILKGRDPRDASRITQRICGVCPTCHSIASVNALDDAFGITGSIPKDALVVRNILQGLNAIASHATHIWVLWLPDLAHPTYKMILETVNLKPVWDELVGRFAPISYSIEGKAVPPGSSYLAAIPEKKALQEAEAILGGKMPHQMATIVGGVTCTPTLGDIGKIASYYVRVMEFVNHYALGLDALLGLTDPLEVADAWLELTHDVSKDKAVSNVLDILGSLPTDDFSREAGWSDVALFAAFGSELIGETLLGLPASLKLDTIGGYPVDPTKIGFLSYGWYYAIKEGYDPTSTKGERFITSGFTSGDLKYENFNHLNVTEHVAHSFYTSGNDLHPWNGETEPVKKAADIKYDDPTAKYSWLKAPRYKGIPCEVGPLSRMINAKEPLVMGLAEAFLKNGYSPANVYTRMLARAQEIIILARELKKWVLIDLDPNGKFYTHADLSMAKDSKGAGLWEGPRGALGHWIVTDGDSRIKSYQPVVPSTWNLSPRDANGKLGPTELGLVGSKVGPIGNVLSTLGAIPLSKEVENPTAIFHVGRSYDPCLACAVHTIDKRTNKKYEIRLL; this is translated from the coding sequence ATGACCGTAGTAGTTGTAGATCCATTGACAAGGATTGAAGGGCACTTGAGACTAACAGCGGAAGTCAACGATGGTGTGATCACTAATGCACACAGCTCTGGGACAATGTACAGGGGGTTTGAACAGATTCTCAAGGGCAGGGATCCAAGGGATGCATCCAGAATAACCCAACGCATCTGTGGAGTGTGTCCGACCTGCCATTCGATAGCATCGGTCAATGCATTGGATGATGCCTTTGGCATAACCGGTTCCATACCAAAGGATGCGTTGGTCGTGAGAAACATCCTACAGGGTCTGAACGCCATAGCCAGTCATGCCACGCATATCTGGGTTCTTTGGTTGCCAGATTTGGCACATCCAACATATAAGATGATTCTGGAGACTGTCAATCTAAAGCCTGTATGGGACGAACTCGTGGGCAGATTTGCACCCATCAGTTACTCAATAGAGGGCAAGGCAGTTCCGCCAGGAAGCTCTTATCTGGCAGCCATCCCAGAGAAGAAAGCATTGCAGGAGGCAGAAGCCATTTTGGGAGGTAAGATGCCCCACCAGATGGCAACCATCGTTGGCGGAGTCACTTGCACACCAACCCTCGGAGACATAGGCAAAATCGCATCCTACTATGTACGGGTTATGGAGTTTGTCAACCATTATGCGTTAGGGCTGGATGCATTACTTGGCCTAACAGATCCGTTGGAGGTAGCAGATGCATGGCTTGAATTAACACATGATGTCAGCAAGGACAAGGCGGTATCAAACGTTTTGGACATATTGGGAAGTCTGCCTACCGATGATTTCTCCAGAGAGGCTGGATGGAGCGATGTTGCGCTATTCGCAGCCTTCGGCTCAGAACTCATAGGAGAGACCTTGTTAGGATTGCCAGCCAGCCTTAAGTTGGATACGATCGGCGGCTACCCAGTAGATCCAACGAAGATCGGTTTTTTGTCTTATGGTTGGTACTATGCCATCAAAGAGGGGTACGATCCAACCAGCACAAAGGGAGAGCGCTTCATCACATCTGGATTCACCAGCGGAGACCTCAAGTACGAGAATTTCAATCATCTAAATGTTACTGAGCATGTGGCACACTCATTCTATACGAGTGGTAATGATCTACACCCATGGAACGGAGAGACCGAGCCAGTTAAAAAAGCGGCAGACATTAAATATGATGATCCGACAGCAAAGTACAGCTGGCTCAAAGCACCGAGATATAAGGGAATACCCTGCGAGGTAGGACCTCTATCGAGGATGATCAATGCAAAAGAGCCTTTGGTCATGGGGCTGGCAGAAGCATTCCTGAAGAACGGCTACTCGCCGGCAAACGTCTACACGAGAATGCTTGCAAGAGCGCAGGAGATCATTATCCTGGCCAGAGAGCTCAAGAAATGGGTGCTAATTGATTTAGATCCAAACGGCAAATTCTACACGCACGCTGACCTCTCAATGGCTAAGGACAGCAAAGGCGCGGGTCTCTGGGAAGGCCCAAGAGGTGCATTGGGACACTGGATCGTGACAGATGGTGACTCGAGAATCAAGAGTTACCAACCAGTGGTTCCATCGACATGGAACCTGTCGCCCAGGGATGCCAACGGCAAACTGGGTCCGACGGAGCTGGGGCTGGTGGGCAGCAAGGTTGGACCTATTGGTAATGTGCTCAGCACACTGGGTGCAATACCGTTGTCCAAGGAGGTCGAGAACCCAACAGCCATATTTCACGTAGGCAGATCATATGATCCATGCCTCGCCTGTGCTGTGCACACGATTGACAAGAGGACCAACAAGAAATATGAGATCAGATTGCTCTAG
- a CDS encoding twin-arginine translocase TatA/TatE family subunit: protein MIGGIGPNELLIIFAVIVLLFGATKLPELAKSMGKSMGEFKKAQKEAELELKQFERSLESTAEEEKESKIKKRAKELGIDTEGKTEDELLDAIQEMLSKQTKEQEA, encoded by the coding sequence ATGATTGGAGGAATAGGGCCTAACGAACTCTTAATCATCTTTGCAGTCATAGTCTTGCTCTTTGGAGCGACGAAGTTGCCAGAGCTAGCGAAGTCTATGGGAAAATCGATGGGAGAGTTCAAGAAGGCACAAAAAGAAGCAGAGCTTGAGCTGAAGCAGTTTGAGCGATCTCTGGAGAGCACCGCTGAAGAGGAAAAGGAAAGCAAGATAAAGAAGAGGGCAAAAGAGCTGGGCATAGACACTGAAGGCAAGACAGAAGATGAATTGCTGGATGCCATTCAGGAGATGCTGAGCAAACAAACCAAGGAACAGGAAGCTTGA
- a CDS encoding AIR synthase-related protein produces the protein MDLEGYAKRALRRGEDQDVILRKLKERIIEVKDISEGKAHILAKAVLEEANATLHPDSDITSFSASGVTMGDFGIGSRGQGDFYAHQKIAEVIGETDALIDSSQMDDSGVVSFDGNYIVLTVDGMHSRLSDFPFLAGFHVTRAALRDIYVMGARPIMLFSDIHLADDGDVAKIFDYTAGIATVSELVGVPLVTGSTLRIGGDMVIGDRMTGCVGAVGIASVLTARKSARPGDMILMTEGAGGGTIATTALYFRRSHVVMETLNTRFLDACKLLFDDEIVAKIHAMTDVTNGGIRGDAAEISKTAGIKLVFIEEKIRSLVNKTVLRMLDELEIDYLGVSLDALLIIAPKNVAEAVLEVLRKHDISVEIVGHIEEGSGAALIQNGELHELTPKFRESAYTPLKKVVGEFPSVKLSQMQRKVDEAAERAKEKKQKVLEFILGQKP, from the coding sequence ATGGATCTTGAAGGTTATGCTAAGCGCGCTCTGCGTAGGGGCGAAGACCAAGACGTTATCCTGCGCAAATTAAAAGAGCGCATTATCGAGGTCAAGGATATATCTGAAGGCAAAGCCCATATCCTTGCTAAAGCTGTTCTGGAAGAGGCAAATGCAACATTGCATCCTGATAGCGATATCACCTCCTTTTCAGCCTCAGGTGTTACGATGGGGGATTTCGGCATTGGTTCACGTGGTCAGGGGGATTTTTACGCTCATCAAAAAATTGCCGAGGTAATCGGGGAGACTGACGCTCTTATAGACTCAAGTCAAATGGATGATTCGGGTGTCGTTTCCTTTGATGGTAACTATATTGTGCTTACTGTTGACGGAATGCACTCTCGCTTAAGTGATTTCCCGTTTCTGGCAGGATTCCACGTCACAAGGGCAGCCTTACGCGACATATATGTCATGGGGGCCCGTCCTATTATGCTTTTTTCCGACATTCATTTGGCTGATGATGGGGATGTTGCCAAGATATTCGATTATACTGCGGGCATCGCTACGGTATCAGAACTTGTTGGCGTTCCGCTGGTTACAGGCAGCACACTCCGCATTGGGGGGGATATGGTCATTGGCGATAGAATGACCGGGTGCGTTGGCGCAGTTGGCATCGCATCTGTGTTAACTGCTCGGAAAAGTGCACGACCAGGAGATATGATCCTGATGACAGAGGGTGCAGGTGGTGGAACGATAGCTACAACTGCACTTTATTTTAGGAGATCACATGTCGTTATGGAAACCCTAAATACGAGGTTTTTGGATGCATGTAAGTTATTGTTCGATGATGAGATAGTCGCCAAGATACATGCGATGACAGATGTCACCAATGGTGGTATCAGAGGTGATGCAGCCGAGATCTCGAAGACAGCAGGGATAAAACTTGTTTTTATTGAGGAGAAAATTCGCTCGTTAGTCAATAAAACCGTGCTCAGAATGTTGGATGAGTTAGAAATCGATTATCTGGGCGTTTCGTTGGATGCTCTTTTGATCATTGCGCCTAAAAACGTAGCAGAAGCCGTATTGGAAGTGTTGCGCAAGCACGACATTTCGGTAGAGATTGTAGGGCACATCGAGGAGGGGTCGGGCGCCGCGCTCATCCAAAACGGAGAACTCCATGAATTAACTCCAAAGTTCCGAGAATCGGCTTATACGCCCCTTAAGAAGGTTGTAGGCGAATTTCCTAGTGTCAAGCTTTCCCAGATGCAAAGAAAAGTAGATGAGGCAGCTGAGAGGGCAAAGGAAAAGAAGCAGAAGGTACTGGAGTTCATTTTAGGTCAAAAACCTTAA
- a CDS encoding cytochrome b/b6 domain-containing protein, protein MAKNIAERWNLPMRTMHWVHMVTTLILIVTGFRIYLGWGFPATYTEARALHMVAVCGFLAANVILLPYGMILEALEGIKHFGMKQGIKHFIKANMFGMEDARRLKAILLNFFGRQKEYPALTIYDENRGAYVNRAHPITKILIVLEAIAIVLITLTGIVMYNANWSVLGLNIGAAIMGVVTWIIPSGMDAMAFCRTLHLGTMYYFIVDLFIHVGILQLDTRVVQAWKAMFFTGKEDLSKSPRAKIIKK, encoded by the coding sequence ATGGCTAAGAACATAGCAGAGAGATGGAACCTGCCCATGAGGACGATGCACTGGGTGCATATGGTCACAACTCTGATACTTATCGTTACAGGCTTCAGAATATATTTGGGCTGGGGCTTCCCTGCCACTTACACAGAGGCAAGGGCTTTACACATGGTTGCAGTTTGTGGATTTCTGGCCGCAAACGTCATCTTACTGCCCTATGGCATGATCTTGGAAGCTCTTGAGGGCATCAAACATTTTGGTATGAAGCAGGGAATCAAGCACTTCATAAAAGCGAACATGTTCGGCATGGAGGATGCACGGCGACTAAAGGCCATACTGCTCAACTTTTTTGGGAGACAAAAGGAGTATCCAGCACTCACAATCTATGATGAGAATAGGGGGGCCTATGTAAACAGAGCCCACCCGATCACGAAGATATTGATAGTGCTAGAGGCGATCGCAATCGTTCTCATCACGCTGACCGGCATCGTCATGTATAATGCCAATTGGAGTGTCTTGGGGCTCAACATAGGTGCAGCTATAATGGGCGTTGTCACATGGATTATACCATCTGGAATGGACGCAATGGCCTTCTGTAGAACGCTACATCTCGGCACGATGTACTACTTCATCGTCGACCTGTTCATACATGTTGGTATACTGCAGTTGGACACCAGAGTCGTACAGGCTTGGAAAGCAATGTTCTTCACCGGCAAAGAAGATCTCAGCAAATCTCCGCGTGCAAAAATCATAAAAAAATAG
- a CDS encoding NosD domain-containing protein, which produces MKNKITKLCALFIIFAVGFSSLNGIAIASNNQVNPTGDAPDGMVNNTPKNFTISSSSIIYVPDDYSTIQAAIDNASDGYTIIVRDGTYIENIDVNKRLTIESENGSDYTHVQAQNPGYDVFDVMADYVNISGFTLTGANGFIRAGIYLDEANYCNISSNNVSNNDCGIYLDGSYLYHSSDNIISNNNASNNWYGIYLLYSSNNTISNNTANSNNFYGIYLYRSNSNTISNNTANSNNYYDGIRLSYSNSNTISNNTANLNNYCGLELVDSSNNNTISSNTFNSNNDYGIWLADSGNNTIYNNYLNNTYNAYNYGSNINIWNVSKTDGTNIIGGPYLGGNYWSDYTGEDLDGDGLGNTSYNIGGTNDYLPLVEPTATSVFDTGTGTYPSIPGTYNGTIISNQDIIVQKMYTYPCAGTSGHAESVKIWNSTYTTTATWDGYAGDYHNITFGESFILRAGETYNYTIKTGSYPQIIHATSKAVTGGTITCTEFTDANGVTYNDWIPAIRLFW; this is translated from the coding sequence ATGAAAAATAAAATTACAAAGCTTTGTGCTTTGTTTATAATTTTTGCAGTTGGGTTCAGTTCACTTAACGGTATAGCTATCGCATCGAATAACCAAGTGAACCCAACGGGTGATGCCCCGGATGGGATGGTGAATAACACACCAAAAAACTTCACAATATCTTCATCATCTATAATCTACGTCCCTGATGATTATTCAACGATTCAAGCGGCTATTGATAATGCAAGTGATGGATATACGATAATCGTAAGGGACGGGACCTACATCGAAAACATAGATGTAAACAAGCGTTTAACCATAGAATCTGAGAATGGTTCTGATTATACACATGTTCAGGCTCAAAATCCAGGTTATGATGTTTTTGACGTAATGGCAGATTACGTAAACATAAGCGGGTTCACTTTAACAGGTGCTAATGGATTTATTAGAGCAGGCATATACCTCGATGAAGCGAATTACTGCAATATTTCGAGCAACAATGTCTCAAACAACGACTGCGGCATCTACTTAGATGGCAGTTACTTGTATCATTCCAGCGACAATATCATATCAAACAACAACGCCTCGAACAACTGGTATGGAATATATCTCTTGTATTCCAGCAACAACACCATCTCAAACAACACCGCCAACTCGAACAACTTCTATGGAATCTACCTCTACCGTTCCAACAGCAACACCATCTCAAACAACACCGCCAACTCGAACAACTATTACGATGGAATTCGCCTTTCCTATTCCAACAGCAACACCATCTCAAACAACACCGCCAACTTGAACAACTACTGTGGACTCGAACTCGTAGACTCCAGCAACAACAACACCATATCGAGCAACACATTCAACTCGAACAACGACTATGGAATCTGGCTCGCCGATTCCGGCAACAACACCATCTACAACAACTACCTTAACAACACGTACAATGCTTACAACTATGGAAGCAACATCAACATCTGGAACGTCAGTAAGACGGACGGAACAAACATAATTGGCGGACCCTATCTCGGAGGAAACTACTGGAGCGATTATACTGGCGAGGATTTGGATGGAGATGGGCTTGGGAATACATCTTACAACATTGGTGGCACAAACGATTATTTGCCACTTGTAGAACCAACTGCGACTTCTGTTTTTGACACAGGTACTGGCACTTATCCATCCATACCAGGCACATATAACGGAACAATAATCTCAAATCAAGATATTATAGTGCAAAAGATGTACACATATCCGTGTGCAGGAACCAGCGGACACGCAGAATCCGTTAAGATATGGAATTCGACATATACTACAACCGCAACTTGGGATGGATACGCAGGCGATTACCACAACATAACCTTTGGCGAATCTTTCATATTACGAGCGGGCGAAACCTACAATTACACCATAAAAACAGGCTCCTATCCGCAGATAATACATGCAACCAGTAAGGCAGTGACAGGCGGAACGATTACCTGCACAGAGTTCACCGATGCAAATGGTGTCACCTATAACGACTGGATTCCTGCGATTAGGCTATTTTGGTAA
- a CDS encoding RnfABCDGE type electron transport complex subunit B — translation MLVWASKKFHVEADPKVEAILALLPGANCGACGCAGCAACAERIAKGELPPDVCTSASFSCVKNIGECVGVCVEEKEKEVAVVLCNGGVNCLSRFEYDGVEDCKAAMLIADGEKACSYGCIGHGSCVRACPFGAITIGENRLPVIDENKCKGCGVCVSICPKGILTLRKISEKFRVLCFSKDKGKYVKEICKFGCIGCGICVKACPSDAITLKDNLALIDQEKCTGCGICVEKCPRNAIRMVG, via the coding sequence ATGCTGGTATGGGCTTCGAAAAAGTTCCATGTTGAAGCAGACCCGAAAGTGGAGGCAATACTAGCGCTCCTGCCAGGTGCCAATTGTGGTGCATGTGGATGTGCAGGCTGTGCGGCCTGTGCAGAGCGTATCGCTAAAGGCGAACTCCCCCCAGACGTTTGTACCTCGGCTAGCTTTAGTTGCGTAAAAAATATTGGAGAGTGTGTAGGCGTTTGCGTGGAAGAAAAGGAAAAAGAGGTTGCAGTTGTTCTATGCAATGGTGGGGTAAACTGCCTTAGCAGATTCGAGTACGATGGAGTGGAGGATTGCAAAGCAGCTATGCTGATCGCAGATGGGGAAAAGGCCTGCTCCTACGGCTGCATAGGGCATGGCAGCTGTGTGAGGGCGTGTCCCTTTGGTGCGATTACCATCGGTGAAAATCGGCTGCCCGTAATAGATGAAAATAAATGCAAGGGTTGCGGTGTATGCGTGAGTATATGTCCAAAGGGTATTTTGACACTGAGAAAAATCAGCGAGAAGTTTCGAGTGCTATGCTTTTCGAAAGATAAAGGCAAGTATGTAAAAGAGATCTGCAAATTCGGCTGTATAGGCTGTGGTATCTGTGTGAAGGCATGCCCTTCTGACGCGATAACGCTTAAGGATAATCTGGCCCTAATCGACCAGGAGAAGTGCACCGGTTGTGGTATCTGCGTGGAAAAATGTCCGAGAAATGCGATTAGAATGGTAGGGTGA
- a CDS encoding twin-arginine translocase TatA/TatE family subunit has translation MVPIGTTEILVIFAVIVLLFGATKLPELAKSMGKSMGEFKKAQKEAELELKQFERSLESTAEEEKKSKIKRTAKELGIDTEGKTEDELLDAIQETLSKREEVS, from the coding sequence ATGGTACCCATAGGAACAACTGAGATTCTAGTCATCTTTGCAGTCATAGTCTTGCTCTTTGGAGCGACGAAGTTGCCAGAGCTAGCGAAGTCTATGGGAAAATCGATGGGAGAGTTCAAGAAGGCACAAAAAGAAGCAGAGCTTGAGCTGAAGCAGTTTGAGCGATCTCTGGAGAGCACCGCTGAAGAGGAAAAGAAAAGCAAGATAAAGAGGACCGCAAAAGAGCTGGGCATAGACACTGAAGGCAAGACAGAAGATGAATTGCTGGATGCCATTCAGGAAACGCTGAGCAAGAGAGAAGAAGTAAGCTAA
- a CDS encoding FAD:protein FMN transferase yields MRMVNRRKFIKGCAAFSLALLTGSWLSSKRAYVIESTRNIMGTSVKIAAVHSDVDWAKKAMNLSFEEMYRVNDLMSIYKDGSDIRLLNKNGYCDYADDDTICVIERANHHSGLSNGAFNVAVLPLIELWEKCIPTEAKLGETLELLDPENITIDGGRIRLKKEGMGITLGGIAKGYAVDKAIETLKQNGIEHALVSAGGDIRTFGNKLNGTPWRVGLRNPQDKKASIATIDLCDKAVATSGNYERGLNDAPHIVDPRTGSIVRGLMSVTILAENTIDADALSTAVFVLGAEEGMRLVERSGSEALIITNEGKMVRSSGFP; encoded by the coding sequence ATGAGAATGGTAAATAGGCGGAAGTTTATAAAAGGCTGCGCAGCTTTTTCATTGGCTCTCCTGACTGGCAGCTGGCTGAGTTCTAAAAGAGCCTACGTCATAGAGAGTACGCGCAATATCATGGGGACCTCTGTGAAGATTGCAGCGGTACATTCCGATGTAGATTGGGCCAAGAAGGCGATGAACCTCTCTTTTGAAGAAATGTATAGGGTCAACGATCTTATGAGCATCTACAAGGATGGCAGTGATATACGCCTTCTCAACAAAAATGGCTACTGCGATTATGCAGATGATGATACCATATGTGTCATCGAGAGAGCGAATCATCATTCTGGGTTGAGCAACGGAGCATTTAACGTTGCCGTATTGCCTCTTATAGAGTTGTGGGAAAAATGCATTCCGACAGAGGCGAAGCTTGGGGAGACCTTGGAGTTGCTCGATCCTGAGAATATAACCATCGATGGTGGAAGGATCCGACTCAAAAAAGAGGGCATGGGCATAACGCTGGGCGGGATTGCGAAGGGCTACGCTGTGGACAAGGCCATTGAAACGTTAAAGCAGAATGGCATAGAGCATGCGCTAGTAAGCGCAGGTGGGGATATAAGGACCTTTGGAAATAAGTTAAATGGAACTCCATGGAGGGTTGGCCTGCGCAATCCGCAGGATAAGAAAGCATCCATCGCCACCATCGATCTCTGCGATAAGGCAGTTGCAACGAGTGGAAATTATGAGAGAGGTTTAAATGACGCCCCTCACATCGTGGATCCAAGAACTGGCTCTATTGTTCGGGGATTGATGAGCGTAACCATCCTTGCTGAAAATACAATTGATGCGGATGCGCTATCAACTGCCGTATTTGTGCTGGGAGCAGAAGAGGGCATGCGTTTGGTTGAAAGGTCCGGCTCAGAGGCGTTGATAATCACTAATGAAGGAAAGATGGTTAGGTCTAGTGGTTTTCCTTAA
- a CDS encoding twin-arginine translocase TatA/TatE family subunit, with translation MIGSQELLLIFVLVLLLFGANKLPELASSMGKALGEFKKAQREVEYELSFEYKKKAADKEKLGRIQSMVKELGIDTEGKTEDELLEAIQETLSKKVKEQNV, from the coding sequence ATGATTGGGTCACAAGAGTTGCTCCTGATATTCGTACTGGTTTTGTTGTTATTCGGTGCGAATAAGCTGCCAGAATTAGCTAGCTCTATGGGTAAAGCTCTAGGTGAATTCAAGAAGGCACAGAGAGAAGTAGAATACGAACTTAGCTTTGAGTATAAAAAGAAAGCTGCCGATAAAGAGAAATTGGGCAGGATACAGAGTATGGTAAAAGAGCTTGGCATAGATACTGAAGGCAAGACAGAAGATGAATTACTGGAGGCTATTCAGGAAACGCTCAGTAAAAAAGTTAAGGAGCAGAACGTTTAA
- a CDS encoding tetratricopeptide repeat protein, protein MGLGRSIAHITSTLLIIFGVIGFFSGLRHSNFSETTGAIFLFILPGLIIRFVLVPYLYSKTAEYWFDKGNVLYGSSNFKEAISCYDKVLEKEPNFELAKRNRELCLSQLK, encoded by the coding sequence ATGGGACTGGGAAGAAGTATAGCACATATTACAAGCACGCTGCTTATAATTTTCGGCGTGATAGGATTTTTTTCGGGACTGAGGCACTCTAATTTTTCTGAAACGACGGGAGCTATATTCCTCTTTATTCTTCCTGGGTTGATTATACGGTTTGTGTTAGTACCCTACCTGTACAGTAAAACGGCTGAATATTGGTTTGATAAAGGAAATGTCTTATATGGCTCCAGCAACTTCAAGGAAGCAATTTCTTGCTATGACAAAGTCCTAGAAAAAGAGCCTAATTTCGAACTCGCAAAACGAAACAGAGAACTTTGCTTAAGTCAACTGAAATGA